One Cryptomeria japonica chromosome 9, Sugi_1.0, whole genome shotgun sequence genomic window carries:
- the LOC131079579 gene encoding ATP-dependent Clp protease ATP-binding subunit CLPT1, chloroplastic-like: MAAAQMSFVSSSLSFPSQQRPSLPTFCRGKLSSKSNSSIAIVTSSTYRARKARYVSQRPLTIFMNLSTANPEWAANGKIPRWSESSIRSFCLGESVARKVRYPSLGTEALLMGILMEGTSPTVKFLRANGFTLSKVWEEMISLIGLPSIWDTKVEAEIPVSEDAQKALGLAVEEKIKLG, translated from the coding sequence ATGGCTGCTGCCCAAATGAGTTTCGTCTCTTCCTCACTCTCCTTTCCTTCGCAACAACGTCCCTCGCTTCCCACATTTTGCAGAGGAAAACTCTCATCAAAATCGAATAGCTCAATTGCGATCGTAACTAGCTCAACATATAGAGCGAGAAAGGCGCGATATGTTTCGCAGCGGCCTCTAACCATTTTTATGAATCTTTCTACAGCAAACCCAGAATGGGCCGCCAACGGGAAAATTCCAAGATGGTCAGAGAGCTCTATAAGATCTTTCTGTCTAGGAGAGTCGGTAGCTCGCAAGGTGCGTTACCCAAGTCTTGGTACAGAAGCTCTTCTCATGGGTATTTTGATGGAAGGTACAAGTCCTACTGTCAAATTTCTACGGGCTAATGGATTTACTCTTTCTAAAGTTTGGGAGGAAATGATAAGTTTGATTGGACTGCCTAGTATATGGGATACTAAAGTTGAAGCGGAAATACCAGTATCTGAAGATGCACAGAAGGCATTAGGTTTGGCTGTTGAGGAGAAGATAAAATTGGGGTAA